A region from the Vicia villosa cultivar HV-30 ecotype Madison, WI linkage group LG3, Vvil1.0, whole genome shotgun sequence genome encodes:
- the LOC131656079 gene encoding uncharacterized protein LOC131656079 produces the protein MEESSNTSILSNGRTRPKCGHDLPMKMFISKSKANPGRKYWKCKHWGKEEDCELFLWDDEYFGVDVSKEDRLVCTCETVAHQIKMLTKEIEELKITIDNTRKVVKFVISIVACYCVFYGIGLGRM, from the exons ATGGAAGAAAGCTCAAACACAAGCATCCTCTCTAATGGAAGAACAAGACCCAAATGTGGACACGATCTCCCAATGAAAATGTTTATTTCCAAATCCAAAGCAAATCCAGGGAGAAAATACTGGAAGTGCAAGCACTGGGGG AAAGAGGAGGATTGCGAGCTGTTTCTATGGGATGATGAGTATTTTGGAGTGGACGTTTCAAAGGAAGATCGTTTGGTCTGTACGTGCGAGACTGTGGCTCACCAGATTAAGATGCTCACGAAGGAGATCGAAGAATTGAAGATTACTATTGACAACACTAGAAAAGTAGTGAAATTTGTGATATCAATAGTTGCTTGTTACTGTGTGTTTTATGGTATAGGCTTAGGTAGAATGTAA